The genome window CTTTGGCCTGACATTCTGGCCACAGGATTTCTTTTACTTTGCCTGGCTTCTGGTCATTGCCGCACTTTCACTGTTCTTCTTTACCGCCCTGGCAGGACGACTGTGGTGTGGCTACGCCTGCCCGCAAACCGTCTGGACCGAGGTGTTTCTATGGATAGAACGCAAGGTGGAAGGCAGCCGTAACCAGCAGATCAAGCTCGATAAAAGTGATCTGACACCGGTTAAATTCCGTACCAAGGCACTCAAACACTTTATATGGATCAGTTTCGCATTGTTCACGGGCTTTACCTTTGTCGGCTATTTCACACCCATCCGTGATCTGACTGTTGAATCGATGAACTTCAACCTGGGACCCTGGGAGACCTTCTGGGTGTTCTTTTACGGTTTTGCCACCTACGGGAATGCCGGCTGGTTGCGTGAGCAGGTGTGCATTTACATGTGCCCTTATGCGCGCTTCCAGAGCGCCATGTTCGACAAGGACACGCTGGTCATCTCCTACGATGAACGCCGCGGTGAGCCACGCGGCTCACGTAAACGCAATGTCGATCCTGCCAGTGCCGGACTGGGTGACTGCGTCGATTGCACGCTGTGTGTGCAGGTTTGCCCGACGGGGATCGATATCCGCGATGGCCTTCAATACCAGTGTATTGGCTGCGCCGCCTGCATCGATGCCTGTGACGATGTCATGGACAAGATGGGCTATGCGCGCGGCCTGATACGTTATACAACAGAAAATGCCATGGCAGGACTGAAGACCCACCTGCTACGTCCCCGTATCATCTTGTACTCCATTGTGCTGGCGGCACTAAGCATCGGACTGGTGTACGCCATCAGCCAGCGTATGCCGCTGGAACTGGATATCATCCGCGATCGTAACAGCCTGTACCGGGAAACTCCGGATGGACTGGTGGAGAATGTCTACACACTGAAACTCATCAACATGGACGAGCAAGCTCACACCTTCAAACTCTCCACATCCGGACTTGAAGGCATGAGCCTTGCCATGGAGTCACCACTTGTCGAGGTACCTGCCGGCGTGGTGCGTAACCTGCCGGTTTCGGTCAGAATCGACCCGGTGGTACTTGATCGCACAGCCAATACCATTGAGTTTACGCTTCAGGCAGTCGATGATCCTGCACTGACACGCACTGAAACAGCACGTTTTCTTGGCCCCGTTATAAGGTAACCGCCATGCAGAAAACTACCGTATATGAATCTTCACCGTGGTACAGAAAGGCCTGGCCCGGCCTGCTGTTCATCCCGCCGGTCGGTGCCGTGCTGGG of Thiogranum longum contains these proteins:
- the ccoG gene encoding cytochrome c oxidase accessory protein CcoG; the protein is MTDVQAPPTQTSSSPEPQPGSGMDEMYASHKKVYPREVHGTFARLRTLGVVVLLGLFYGTAWLTWDGHQAVLFDLPARKFYIFGLTFWPQDFFYFAWLLVIAALSLFFFTALAGRLWCGYACPQTVWTEVFLWIERKVEGSRNQQIKLDKSDLTPVKFRTKALKHFIWISFALFTGFTFVGYFTPIRDLTVESMNFNLGPWETFWVFFYGFATYGNAGWLREQVCIYMCPYARFQSAMFDKDTLVISYDERRGEPRGSRKRNVDPASAGLGDCVDCTLCVQVCPTGIDIRDGLQYQCIGCAACIDACDDVMDKMGYARGLIRYTTENAMAGLKTHLLRPRIILYSIVLAALSIGLVYAISQRMPLELDIIRDRNSLYRETPDGLVENVYTLKLINMDEQAHTFKLSTSGLEGMSLAMESPLVEVPAGVVRNLPVSVRIDPVVLDRTANTIEFTLQAVDDPALTRTETARFLGPVIR